The DNA window AGACCGTAGCGTGACGCACATGCCACGCGATTTGCGACCCGGACCAGACTCCCCGCCGACCGACGAGCTGGAAAGCGCCGAGGCCTGCCTGGCGGTGCTGCAGCACGTCGTGCACCCCATCGCCAGCGACGACCTGTCCCGCAAGACGCCGTGTTCCGAATACGACGTGCGCCAGCTGACCGGGCACCTGCTCAACTCCATCCGGGCGCTCGGGGGCATGGTCGGCGCCGACATCCCGGCGGGCGAGGACTCCGACTCGGTGGAGCGCCAGATCGTGGGCGCGGCCCGGCCGGCGCTGGACGCCTGGCGCCGGCGCGGCCTGGACGGCAGCGTGGCATTCGGCAACGGCAAGATGGCGGCCCGGGATGCCTGCGCGGCGTGGTCGCTCGAATTCCTGGTCCACGCCTGGGATTACGCCAAGGCCGTGGGCCACGACGTCGACGTCCGCGAACCGCTGGCCGAGTACGTGCTGGAGCTGGGGCACCGGATCGTCAAGCCGGAGCTGCGTGCCATGGCCGGGTTCGACGACCCGGTGGAGGCGCCCGAGGGGGCCGGCGCGCTGGACCGGCTGGTGGCGTTCACCGGCCGCAACCCGGCCCGGGCCAAGTGAGGCCGGGTAGCCCTACACCCGCTCGAGGTAGAAGTAGTAATAGCGGCCGTCATCCAGCACGCCCTTGCCGTTCATGATGCCCATCACCGCGTCGTCGTCGACGGCCTTGAAGTGGTCGTGCACGGGCTGGCCGTCGTAGACCATCGTGGCGGTGACCTCGCCGCGGAACTCTTCGAGCCACAGGCTGGCCTCGCCCTTGCCCATCTCCTTGTTGGAGAACTTGTTTCCGTCGGCGTCCAGGCAGACCAGCGGCTGAACGTCGCGGGTGGATTTGAACGTCTTGCCGAACCAGCCGACCTTTTCCAGTTGGCCGTTCATCTTGTGTCCGGTGACGAACTCGCCGCCCTTCCACTCGCCGATCATCTGCTCGACGGTCGCGGGCCGCAGGCTCGCCCAGAACTCGTCGAGTTCGGCGTCGGGAATCGCGCCGTCGCGTTCCTTGAGCTCGGTGAACTTCCTGCGGGCCAGGGTCATCGGCTCTCCTCGGGGTGGGTGGTCCAGTCGCGGGCGAAGTCCAGCAGGGCGTCGTTCTCGTCCGGCGCCCCGATGGTGACCCGGACACCTTCGGGTGGAAACGGGCGGACCACCAGGCGCGCGGCGGCGGCCCGCTCGACGAAGTCCGCGCTGCGCGGGCCCAGCGGCAGCCAGACGAAGTTGGCCTGCGACACCGGCAGGGTGTATCCGGCTTCCCCTAGCGCGGCGGCCACGCGCGTGCGCTCGGCGACGACCGCGTCGGTGCGGGCCAGCAGCTCGTCGGCGGCCCGCAGGCAGGCGATCGCGGCGGCCTGCGAGACGCTGGTCACCGAGAACGGCACGTAGACCTGATCGAGCGCGGTGATCAGCTCGGCGGGACCGATCGCGTAGCCGACGCGCAGGCCGGCCAGCCCGTAGGCCTTGGAAAAGGTGCGCAGCACAACGACGTTGGAGTGCGCACGGACCAGTCCCAGGCTGTCCGGTGCCATGCCGTCGCGGATGTACTCGACGTAGGCCTCGTCGATGGCGACCAGGATGTGCGAGGGCACGGCGGCGACGAAGCGGGCCAGCGCGCCGGGGTCGACGACCGTGGAGGTCGGGTTGTTGGGGTTGCAGACGAAGATCAGGCGGGTGCGGTCGGTGACCGCGGCGAGCATCGCGTCGAGGTCGTAGGTGTGGTCGGTCAGCGGCACCTTGACCGAGACGGCGCCGGCGATCTGGACCAGGGGCGGATACAGCTCGAAGCTGTGCCAGCCCATCACCACCTCGTCGCCGGCCGACGCGCTGATCTGAACCAGCTGCTGGCACAGGCTGACCGACCCGCAGCCGACGGCGACGTGCTGCGGACCGAAGTCCGGGCCCACGTGCTCGGCCAGTGCGGCCTTGAGCGCCACACAGGCGTTGTCGGGGTAGCGGTTGACGTCGTCGGTGGCCCGCTCGATGGCCGCGCGCACGCTGGGCAGCGGGCCGAACACCGTCTCGTTGCTGGCCAGTTTGATCGAACCCGGCACCGTCTTGCCCGGGACGTAGACCGGCAGCCCGGCCAGCTCGGGGCGCAGACGGGCGGTCACTTCGACAGCATATGCCGGGGCTGTGTACGCTATGCCTCCGGCGGCTAGGGGATACCGGGAAGGGTTCGGGTAACCTCGGAAAGTCTGATGGAGGCGTGCCAGAGCGGCCGAATGGGGCTCACTGCTAATGAGTTGTCCCCCTCAAAGGGGACCGGAGGTTCAAATCCTCTCGCCTCCGCCAGGAGCACACACAACTGAACATGAACACAAGCGCCCGTAGCTCAACGGATAGAGCATCTGACTACGGATCAGAAGGTTAGGGGTTCGAATCCCTTCGGGCGCGCTTTCAACCAGCGAAAATAGGTTGCCTTATTATCCGGCGCCGGCTGAGTTGTCACGGATTGTCACAACTCGCGCCAAACTCTGCGCACCCTAGGCGAACGCGTTGTGTAGTGAGTGCACATGGGTTCGCGTCGATCGCTAGTAGATACGTAAGCAGCAACCCGCTAAGCATCCACACCAAATACTCAGCGGTGCCAGTTCAATCAGTTTGACGGTCGGGTCTGCGATGATCTGGATGGTGGTGCCGCCGCAGGGGCGGGGACACGCGTGGAGGCGGAGCAGGGCTTGTGGCGAGATCGGACTTGATCGTCGACTTGGTGGAAGCCCAGCAGCGCGGCGATAACACTAGATTTCGGACCCTGGTTGAAGCGATCATCGCTGAAGAGCGCAACAACCAGCACCATCTGGTCGCCGACCGGCTATCGGAGCTGATCACCACCTCGGGAACGCGGCACCTGCTGGGTCGCGATGACTCCGCGCGCCAGGTAGCGGACTTGGTGCAGGAGATTGTGCCGAAGCGGCGCCTTGCCGATGTCCAGTTGACGCCGGCGGTGGCCGCGAGCATCGCAGAACTGATCGAGGAGCATCGGCGCAGCGAGTTGCTACACAACCACGGTCTTGAACCACGCAACCGAATCCTGTTAGAAGGCCCGCCTGGCAACGGGAAAACCACGCTAGCCGAGGCGGTGGCGGCGGAGTTGATGGTGCCGTTCTATGCGGTGCGCTACGAGGGGGTCGTGTCGAGTTTCCTCGGCGAGACCACGAGCAGGCTTGACCACGTCTTCGAGTTTGCGCGCACACGCCGGTGCGTGCTGTTCTTCGACGAGTTCGACACCATCGCCAAAGAACGCGCCGATGCCCACGAGACCGGTGAGATCAAACGAGTGGTATCGACGCTGCTCTTGCAGATAGATAAGCTGCCGTCACATGTGGTGGCCATCTGCGCCACCAATCACGGTGAGCTGCTTGACCGCGCGGCTTGGCGACGCTTTCAGCTCCGACTGACGCTGGACCCGCCGTCCCGCGCCCAGGCCACCGAATTTCTGGAGAAGCTGCGCGTGCGGCTCGGCGGGAGCCTTGGGTTGGCGCCACGGACCCTGGCTGACAAGCTTGCCGGCGCCAGTTACGCCGAGATCGAGGAGTTCGCCCAAGACGTGATGCGCCGGTATGTGCTCACGTTGCCGGACGGACGCATTGAAGATGTGGTCCGCAATCGTTTACGGCAGCGTGCGCAACAGAGGGAGCGGTGACCGCACCACGCCCGCCGTTGGCGTTCGGGCCGCCAGCACGGGGCCCAATCCCGACGGGAGCACCGCGATTCGCGGGCACGCCGGTCGCCGGCCCAGACCCGGCCCGGCAGGGTCAGCGGCTCGGACCGCAGTTCACCGCACTGCAGCAGGCCATGGCGGCAGGCCGGGTCAGTGTCGACGACGACACCGCCGAAGCCGACCCCGAACTCGTTGTGGTCTTCGACTTGGCCGCCCCGGTGACCGAGTTCGCGCGCGCGGCCGCTCAGGTGCGTGGGTTGGAATTCCTCCTCGAGGTCGATGGCGACGATTTCGAGGCCGACGACGACTTTCACATCGTGAAAAAGGGCGAACCAACGACCGACATTGTGACTGACAGCCTCTACGTGGTCATGACGAACGCGCAGGCGGTCGCCGAGCTGCTGGCACTGTTTCAGCGTTGGCAGGCGAACCCCGAAGAATCGTTTCCTCGAGGGCTGGCGCCGCTGCGCAATGTTTTTGCGCTGTTACGCGACGTCCGCCGATGGGGTGCTATGGACCGTGTCCGCGAAACCGGGCTGCTCGAGCAATGGAGCGAAGACGTCGCCGTTGTTGGACAGTCAGCGACTCGGGTACGAGTCGAAATCGAACTGTGGTACCGTCGCGACCCAGCCCGCCGCACCCAGGCTGAAGCAACGGTGCGCCGCATCATCGCCGATGCTGGGGGAGCGGTCATCACGCAGGCAACGATCGCGGGAATCGAGTATCACGCCCTGCTCGCCGATATCCCCTATCCCCAAGTCGAATTGGTTGTTGAGAGCGGCCCTGAAGCGATTGCGTTGCTGACCACCGACACAATCATGTACGTATCGCCGGCTCGACCGATGACTATCCCAGCAGTAGCGCCGGCCGATGAACCGCTTAGCCCGCAGATGTTTGGTGTTAAGCCGACGAGCGATCGCCCCCGGGTCGCCCTGCTCGACGGCTTACCGATGGCAGGACATATCGCCCTTAGCGACAGGCTCGTCGTCGACGACCCCGACGAAATCGCGCAGTCCTACACCAGCAGCACCCAAATGCAGCACGGCACAGCCATGGCATCGCTGATTTGTCACGGTGATCTGAACGCCCCGGGCCCGCCACCGCCTCGGCGCATCTACGTCCGACCGATCCTGCAACCTCATCCGGTCATCGGAAGCGAAGAAACCGTGCTGCGCGACCAGCTCTTAGTCGACCTCATCCACCGATCGCTGCGCCGGATGCTTGAAGGTGAAGGGTCCGGGGACGCGCGAGCGCCCAGTGTCCGAGTCGTCAACCTGTCGATCGGCGATCCGATCCAGATATTCGTGCGCCGGATAAGCCCGCTTGCCAAGCTGCTCGATTGGCTGGCACACAGATACAACCTGGTGGTCTTGGTCAGCGCGGGAAATCACCCGATCGACACGGAGGTCCCCGCCGCGGCGATCGCAGAACCCGCCGAACTGCGCCGTGCGGTCGCTGGTTCGATGTACCAGCGTGCCCGTCAACGCCGGCTGCTCTCGCCCGCCGAAGCGGTCAACGTGGTCAGTGTCGGCGCCCTGCATGCCGATAGCGCCCCTGAAGTTGTCAGCGATACCGTGCTGGAGACGGTCAGTGCTGGGATGCCAGCGCTCTACAGTCCCGTCGGGTTCGGCCACCGCAACTCGATCAAACCCGAAGTGCTCCTACCTGGTGGCCGAAGTCTGCACCAACGACCCGGTTCAGCCGAAGGCTCCACGATGCTCTACCCGGCCGAGACCGCGATGACCGGCCCAGGCATGCGCGTAGCGGCCCCGGGTTCAGCCGGATCGCTCAACGCGAGCGCCTACACGCATGGCACCAGCAACGCTACAGCGCTAGCCACCCGTACCGTCGACGCCCTCTTCGATCGCCTGGAATCGCTGCAGTCGGCAAGCGGGGAATTCGATTTTCCGGCAGGCGAATACCATCCGGTGCTGGCTAAGACGCTACTGGTGCACGCGGCTTCATGGGGGACGATTCCGGATGACTTGGCAGGGCTTGAGATTGGCGAGCTCGACCTGACCCGCCGCCACCTATCTCAGATCCTGGGTTACGGTGCGGTCGATCCAGTCCGCGTTCTGAGCGCGACTTCCAGCAGAGCGCTGCTGGTGGGCGCCGGCTCGATTTCCGCCGACCAGCGTCACACGTTCACCTTGCCGTTGCCGCCCAGCCTGGCCGTCACCACAGAATGGCGACGGTTGACCATCACGATGGCGTGGCTGTCCCCGGTGCTCACCAGAAGCCGTCGATACCGCATGGCGCGGTTAACATTTGAGCCACCGCTTCAACGGCTTGGGATCAAGCGCGCCGAGGCCGACGGCCGGGCCAGCCGCAACGGCACGGTACAGCACGAGATCCTTGAAGGGCGCCGCGCTGTGGCCTTCGCTGCCGGTGAGGCCATCGAGATCAACGTCGATTGCCGGGCGGCTGTCGGCGCCCTGCCAACGGCGGTCCGCTATGGGCTGGCCGCGACTCTGGAAGTCGGCCCTGGGATTCGCGCAGACATCCAAGAAGAGATCCGCCAACAACTTCAGGTACGGCTGCGCGCTCAGACTGGATCCGCAAGCACTCGAATCAGCGGAGACGGCCCATTTTCTGAGTCCTAGCCAATTCTAAGGTTTTGGGATCCGCCACGAGGATCAGAAAAGCGCCCGCCCTTTTGCTGGGAATCGTGCAACGCCGCATTTGGAGTTAGAACACCGCCGTCCGCCACAGACTATGAGAACCTATAGGCCCACGCTGTCCTGCATTCCGAATCCCTTGGGCGCGCTCTCTACCAGCGCTAATAGGTATTCCTGGTATCAGGCGCCGGCTGAGTTGTCACGGATTGTCACGACTCGTGCCAAACTCTGCGCGCCGTCGGCCAGCGCGTCGGGTTGCGAGTGCACATAGGTTCGCATCGTGAAAGCCACGTCGGCGTGGCCGAGCCAGGCCGCGATCACTGCCGCCGGGACGCCCTGCAGATGCATCGTGGTGCCGCACGTATGCCGAGCGTCGTGCAACCGGATGCGAGGCACACCGGCCGCGGCGACGGCGTTGGCCCACATCTTGGACAGCGTGTCGGGGTGATACGGCTGCCCCGCTTCGTTGCACACCACGTAACCAAGATCGGCGTAGGGAGTGCCAAGTGTCAGCTTTTCGGAGGCCTGCCGTTTCTTCGCCGCTTTCAACTCGACCAGCAGCGGGTCTGGGATCGGAAGTACACGGTGGGAATCCTCCGATTTAGCTTCATCCTGCTCGACCGCCTTGCCGTCGACACTGATTCGGGTCGCGCCAATGGTCAGCGTCTTGGCCCTGAAATCGATGTTGGTCCAACGCAGGCCGCCGATCTCGCCGCGACGCAGCCCGGATAGCGCCAGATGCCAGGCGTGGCGGTTGCGGTCCTCCCGGATTCCTCGTATCAGGCGCTTCACTTGCAGGGGTGTGTAGGTGGCGAATTTCTTCGGCTTGCCAGCCACCCGGTCGACGTGAGCCACGATGTTGCGGACGAGTGTGCCGTCGTTGACGAGCTGATCGAGCACCTGTGAAAGTGTGCCGAGCAGGTAGTTGCAGGAGCGAGCGCTCCAAGGTCGTCGTCTTGTGCCGTCGGCGCGGGTGACCTGTCCGTCGCGAAGCCGCGTTATAAGCGCATCGACGTCGCGGCGAGTGAGCTTCTGCACCGGCAGATGACCCAAGCCGGCGCGAACAGGTGCGAGCACCCCGTCATACCCAGACTTGGTCTTGAGCTTGATGCCGTGCCGTGACATCAGCCAGTTCGCGCACGCTTCCTCAACCGTGAGAACGGAGGGATGCACATAGGTGCCTTTGGCGACCTCTCCGCGGATTTCATCCAGCGCCTCGCGCGCCTCCCTTTCGGTCGCGTAGCGCTTGCGCAACTGCTTACGCTTGCCATCGACAGTGCCGACGTCGACAGTGAGTTGGTAGCGGACGACGGGCCGTCCGCCGGTGCGGCGGGTCAGTTCGATGCGTTTGATCTGCGGAGGCAGCTGGCGGCGCTCAACCATTGGTCATAACCGCACAGTTAGGCCAGAGCCATGTTGATGGTCACGACGCGACCTCCGTGTGGGCGGCGATGAATCTATTAATCTCAACGAGAGTCACTCGCCGTTTGCCACATATCAATACCCACGACAGCTGTCCGGAGTCGAACAACCGATAAATCGATGACCGACTGATACGCAGCGCCGCGGCCGCTTCCGGGACTGTCAGGAGCAGACCGGCTCGGGGTAGTGGGGTCTCGACCGTCGAACTGACACCCCGTCTCTCCCAATCTGTGTCACTTCCGCTAGTCATCGTTTCTCCTCGGCTCGCGGTGACTGCTAGGTTGATCATCGGATACGGTGAACCCCTTGCGCATCGGTCGCGCGAAAGATTTTTTACCCAGTATCCGCGGGCGTTAGTGCAGCAGTCATCGCTTACTCCTTTGACGTGGGTTTGGGTGTCGGCCTGAGCTGTGAGGGCACGAGCCAGCTTCGGTGCGATCCACCGGCATCGACAGAGCGGCCGTGTGACATCTCTAGAACGTGGCGTGCCGTTAGGGCCGGTATCGGCGGCCGTCCGCTGGGGGAGCGTTGCGGGAAGGTGCGGCCGGAGAGAGGGGGCCGATGGCCACGGTCAGCCATAATCAGGGTCTCCGTAGGGGAGTAGCCGTGTGGCTCAGGTCTCGATCGTGGCACCCTGGTTATCGCGCGACACGACTTATTGTTACCTTAAGTATCTCTTAATTTTCTTAATTTCGGTGTACCGTTTCTCGACGTGGCGCGGCGATCACGGTCGACAGACCGGACCAGCCCGGAACGTGGAAGGACGAACCGGAATGGCTGATGGGACTTTTGACGAACTCCTGCCGACGATCACGGCGCAAGCGCTGCGCGGCGAGCCGGTGGGCCGCGATGAATTGCTGGCCGTGCTGGCCAGCAGTGACGACGAGCTGCTCGACGTGATCGCGGCCGCCGGGAGGGTGCGCCGGAAATTCTTCGGCCGCCGCGTCAAATTCAACTACCTGGTGAACATGAAGTCCGGCCTGTGCCCGGAAGATTGCAGTTATTGCTCGCAACGATTGGGATCGAACGCCGACATCCTCAAATACTCCTGGATCGATGCCGACGAAGCCGCCCGTCATGCTCAAGGTGCGATCGACGCTGGTGCCAAACGCGTCTGTCTGGTGGCCGCCGGCCGGGGACCGAGCGACCGCGACATCGACCGCGTGGCCAGGACCGTCGCTGCGATCAAGGACTCCACCCCACCGGTGGAAGTATGCGTCTGCCTGGGACTGCTCACAGACGGGCAAGCCCATCGGCTGCGTGACGCCGGCGTGGACGCCTATAACCACAACTTGAATACCAGCGTCGACAACTACGCGAAGATCTGCTCGACCCACACATTCGGTGAGCGCACCGCGACCGTCGACGCCGCCAAAACCGCTGGGCTGTCGCCGTGCTCGGGCGCCATCGTCGGCATGGGCGAATCCTATGACGACATCGTCGATGTCACCTTGGCCCTGCGCGAACTTCGACCCGATTCCGTTCCGGTGAACTTCCTCATCCCCTTTGAGGGCACCCCACTGGGCGGGCATTGGGAACTGACTCCGCAACGCTGCCTACGCATCCTGGCGATGTTTCGGTTCGCGTTCCCCGACGTCGAAGTCCGCATCGCCGGCGGACGCGAAATACACCTGCGCACACTGCAACCGTTGGCGTTGCACATAGCGAATTCGATGTTCCTGGGTGACTACCTCACCAGCCAAGGACAGCCGGGCGAAGCCGATCGGGCGATGATCACCGATGCCGGCTTCGTGATCGAAGGTCTCGAGGAACCGACTCTGCCGATCGACCGCCACGACCTCGTCATAACCCGCCACCGCGGCGCCGGTACCACCGCCTCCGCCAACACCTGACCGTTAGCGAATTCGGAGAACGAGGCGAACTCAACCATGTCGCATAAACCGGTGATCATCGTCGGGGGAGGCCCAGTCGGGCTGGGCGCTGCCCTCGAGCTCGCCCGCTTCCACGTTCCCAGCGTTGTTGTCGAGCGGCACGATTCGACGTCGTGGCATCCCAAGGCCCGCAACTTGAATACGCGGACGATGGAGATCGCCCGGGGATGGGGCAGTGCGGTGTATCAACGGCTACGAGGCATCGATACCCCACCGGGCTGGAAGAGCCCAATGAGGTATCTGGACACGATTGTCGGCCAGGAGATGGGTCAGATCGAGACGCGAGGTTTCGAAGGTCCCGGACCAACCATCAGCCCGGCGCTGCCGATCATGTCGTCGCAGGACCTGATCGAAGCCATCCTGCGTGACGCGGCGGAGGCGACGGGAATCGTCGATCTTCGGTTCGGTCACCAGGTCACCAACGTGATGTCCGGGGGCAGTGACGACGCTACCGAAGCGGCCGTGACGGTCCGCGTCAACGCGACGGGTGACACCTATACCCTGACGGGGGAAGCGCTGGTTGCCGCCGATGGTGCCCATAGCACGGTGCGTCGCCAACTTGGCATCGCCCTCAACGGCGAGCAGGGCCTGCATCATTTCGTCAACTGCTACTTCCGCTGCGATATCGAACGCCACGTCGGAGAACGTCAGGGTGTGGTGTTCTTTGTCGCCAACCCCGACGCCGCCGGTCTGTTGCAACCGCTGGATGCGCACGGCCGCTGGCTGTGCCAGATCGGTGTGTCGCCTGAGCAGTGGGTTGGCGAGCTCTGGGAGGCCGAGCGAGTGCAGCGGTGGGTCCGCGGCGCGGTCGGCGTGCCCGACCTCGATGTCGAGGTGAAAGGCGTTGGGCTGTGGCAGATGAGCGCCACGGTCGCTGATCGTCTGGTCCAGGGCCGCGTGCTGTTGTGTGGCGATGCTGCCCACCAGTTTCCGCCCACCGGAGGACTGGGAGTCAATACCGGCTTGCAAGGCATGCACAACGCTATGTGGAAGTTGGCCTTATGCATCCGCGGCCTGGCCGGGTGGCCGTTGCTCAAGACCTATGAGGATGAACGTCGCTCACCCGCAATGACAACGATCCAACAGTGTTTGCAGAATCACCGCAATCTCGCTCGGCTTGCCGCGGCTTATTACTATCCGGCTAGCAGTGACCTCAGTGCCGAGGAGGCCGAGCGGGAGAGCCGACGCTTCGGCAATCACCTCGGCGTCGAGTTCGGCACGGTGTATCGCTCGGCCGCCGTCATCGTCGACGGCACAACACCTCCCGACGTCGAAGACAGCTACAGCGACTACGCGCCCAGTGCGACACCGGGCTGCCGGGCGCCACATATATGGCTAGGCGATGAGCGTGACCCGGTCTCGACGCTCGACCTCTTCGGCGCCGGCTTCACTGTGGTTACCGGACCGGGCGGGGAAATCTGGCGCAAGGCAGCGGCCGATGCTGCGCGACAGCTCGGTGTGCCCCGCGTCAGCTATGCCATCGGTGATCCCGGCCTAGCCGACCACAACAACACGTTCTTCGATCACTACGAAATCGGCCACGACGGGGCGGTCCTCGTGCGCCCCGACGGATACGTCGCGTGTCGCAGCGCAACCGGATCCCCTGACCACGCCTCGCTTACTCAAGCCGTCGAACAGATCCTGGCTCGCCGCTCAGCGGGGTTGAGCGCTGGGGGCGACCCGGGGTTAGGGGAGCCGTCGTGACCGTCCGTGACGGTGTCGAGGCCGAGCGCTCAACACGCCCTCGACGCCGCGACCCACAACGTCCGCACCCGGCGCCGCTAACGAACTAGCGCACCGCAACCCATGGCGGCCGCCACCGCACGCCAGCGCGACGCCACCACCGACCTGACAGCTCCCCTTGAAGGCCGTACCAGCCCGGCTAATTCCCGGCTTTTGTGGTGGCTCCGGCCGGGTCGCCACGCTGCGCCACCTGCTCACCGCTGACGTTTTCTCGTCCGGTTTCAATAGCCCGTCCAGCCGATGGTGCTGCGCCGTGTTCCCACCCGATGGTTTGCTCGCCGGCGGACCCCGGCTCGGTGGTCTTCCGGAGATGGAACAAGCACTGCTGCGGCTACGGGTGGAGCGCGATCCCGTGCCGCTTGCGGTGCTGTCCTGGATCGTCATTCGAACCTGGCCGCAGGAGGCCATGCACCCACGATGTGACGTGTCATTTCTTACCCAGAGCGGTCCACTGCCCTTTTATGGCAACCGATGCAGAAGGTCCGCGTCTGCACGCGCCGGAGACGCATCATCGCGTCCCGTCGGGCCCGACCATGCTGCGCGCCTTCGCTGGCTGATGTCCTCGAACTCGTTGCGCCCGTGCCTGGCCCGCGCGGGCGGTTAACAGTGCGATGGCCGGCGCCGCGGCTACGTGCCCGGGAGCGTCCTTCTTGCCGCATCCCTTGTGCACCCACACCGACACCCATCCGAGGCCCCCGGCCTCTTTTCTTACTACGCTTGCCCTACAACAGTTTTCTCGATCATTCTCGCCACTATCTCCTTCATCGATAACCAACCCACCGACATCGCCAACGCCGCAGAGCAATTCATACAAACTAACTGACTTTGACCGTGGCACATTGGCACAAGGGGTGCAAGCATGGGGTGTGGCGAACATTCGGTGCGCCACACCCGGCCCCGGGCTGCGGGGTTTGGTCGCCGTGGACAGGTGGTCGGTCGTTGCTCACGCTTTCCAAGCCGATGAAGCGGCATTCGGTGCGCTACTACAACGACACTGCGCGCGCGGCGATTTCGGCATCTACCGAGCGGCAGCGAGCCGGCGGGGGGTTGGCCGAGTACTACTCCGAAGGGGAAACCCGCGAGCCGGTATGGGTGTGCGTGGGCGGTACCGGTGATGCCGAAAAGGCAGCCGCTCTGGTCGGTTTGAGTGCTGCCGACCGCGCTAGCGGGCCCGCCGATATGGACGCCGTGGCGCGCTGGCTCGATGAGGGAATCTCCCCCAATGGGGCTCGGGGGCGGGCGTTTACGGCGCGCTCCACCCACGGGTTCGATTTGACGTTTTGCGCCCCGAAAAGTGTGTCGCTATTGCGCGCTTTGAGCGGTGATGACGTGTTGTCCAAAGCGGTTGTCGAAGCCCACAACAGCGCGGTGGGTGAAGCGCTGGAGTACCTGTATGACCACGCCGGCTACACCCGCGTGCACAACCCAGACACGGGCAAAAAAGACTTGCTGCGGCTGCCCGGTTTGGTGATGGCGGCCTACCAACATGAGACCTCCCGGGCCGGTGATCCGCACCTGCACACTCACGTCTTGCTGCCCAACGCCCAGGCCCGTAACGACGGTGCGTTGGTGTCGATCGACTCGAAATCGTTGCACCATGAAGCCAAAGCCGCCGGCATCATTTATCAGGCCACGTTGCGCCACTACCTGTTGCAGTCCGTGGGCTTGGAGTGGGGGCCGATCGACCCTCATACCGGGATGGCCGAAGTCGCCGGCGTAGCCGGCGA is part of the Mycobacterium sp. HUMS_12744610 genome and encodes:
- the bioB gene encoding biotin synthase BioB produces the protein MAQVSIVAPWLSRDTTYCYLKYLLIFLISVYRFSTWRGDHGRQTGPARNVEGRTGMADGTFDELLPTITAQALRGEPVGRDELLAVLASSDDELLDVIAAAGRVRRKFFGRRVKFNYLVNMKSGLCPEDCSYCSQRLGSNADILKYSWIDADEAARHAQGAIDAGAKRVCLVAAGRGPSDRDIDRVARTVAAIKDSTPPVEVCVCLGLLTDGQAHRLRDAGVDAYNHNLNTSVDNYAKICSTHTFGERTATVDAAKTAGLSPCSGAIVGMGESYDDIVDVTLALRELRPDSVPVNFLIPFEGTPLGGHWELTPQRCLRILAMFRFAFPDVEVRIAGGREIHLRTLQPLALHIANSMFLGDYLTSQGQPGEADRAMITDAGFVIEGLEEPTLPIDRHDLVITRHRGAGTTASANT
- a CDS encoding FAD-dependent monooxygenase → MIIVGGGPVGLGAALELARFHVPSVVVERHDSTSWHPKARNLNTRTMEIARGWGSAVYQRLRGIDTPPGWKSPMRYLDTIVGQEMGQIETRGFEGPGPTISPALPIMSSQDLIEAILRDAAEATGIVDLRFGHQVTNVMSGGSDDATEAAVTVRVNATGDTYTLTGEALVAADGAHSTVRRQLGIALNGEQGLHHFVNCYFRCDIERHVGERQGVVFFVANPDAAGLLQPLDAHGRWLCQIGVSPEQWVGELWEAERVQRWVRGAVGVPDLDVEVKGVGLWQMSATVADRLVQGRVLLCGDAAHQFPPTGGLGVNTGLQGMHNAMWKLALCIRGLAGWPLLKTYEDERRSPAMTTIQQCLQNHRNLARLAAAYYYPASSDLSAEEAERESRRFGNHLGVEFGTVYRSAAVIVDGTTPPDVEDSYSDYAPSATPGCRAPHIWLGDERDPVSTLDLFGAGFTVVTGPGGEIWRKAAADAARQLGVPRVSYAIGDPGLADHNNTFFDHYEIGHDGAVLVRPDGYVACRSATGSPDHASLTQAVEQILARRSAGLSAGGDPGLGEPS